The DNA segment CTTAAGCTCGGGCAGCTGCTGCTCATTTTGCAGTTTGACCAGCAATTCATGCCGGACAAAAAGTGCGCCGGTTTCGGGGTCCCGGGCGACATTGAAATTCGGATCCTTAAGGGGCGCCATCCGATCCCTATGCCCGGACTCGTATATCTGAATTTCGATAAGCCGGTATCCGCCATCCGGGCTGTCATCCGGACAATCGGGGCAATCGCTCCAGATCAGGGCATGGTTGGTGTCCCCCAGAATGGCGTCCATGACTTCGCGGATGGGTTTTCTGTCGTAGGCGGCCGTGACGCGGAAATTGATTTTCGGGTCGATACGGACCCGAACCCCTTGTTCGGCGATATCCTGAAGGATTTTTTGTAAGTATGTATCCTGTGCGCGGATTGTCAGGCGGCTGTCCGGTGTCAGGGACACTTCATAGGCGTGGCCGGGCCAGGCCGCAGCCATAAGGAGCCAGGTTGATAAAAACAGTATGAATTTTAAAAATTTTTTGGTCATGGCGAATCCATGGGATAATCTATACCTGAATTGAACTTTTTTCAAAATCTATTATACTTCAACTATAGGCATATATCAGTTTTTCGGCAAAAAGGGGGCGGCCATGTCATTTAAAGAGAATCTTAAACAGAAAATCGCCGTTGACCGCCTGGCGGAGCGGGTTCACCGGACGCTGGGCGCATCCGGCAGCGGAAAAAAAATTGACAAAGAAGCCATGCGGACGCTGTTGAAAACAGCCGGATACCAGTCAACGCCCGCGCGCGATATGGAAATTTACCGGGCCGACCCCCAGGCGGAAAAGGGCGACATCCTGGTTCTGGATAACGAACTGCCCCTGTATCACACCACGCTAAAAGATGTGCTCCTGCGCAAAAATCCGATGATCAAGGAAATGGTCAATATTTTCAATATGAAAAAGATATTGAGCGATGCGGACGTAAAGGTCGCCAAGGGCGGGGACACCCTTGACCGAATTCATGCGGAATGTTTGCAAGATATTGATTTGACCTATACGGAGGCGGATATCCAGGAGATCGCGGCGGATGGCCGAACCGCCTGTAAGAATGAAGCTTCGGCGCAGGTTGAGGAGACACTTGACCTGTTTGCGGAGATTCTTTCCTTTACCCCGCCGCCGGTTCCGATTCGCCTTCCGGGCATGAAGATTCTGGGCCGGGTGCACAAAGACAACGGGCGGGTTACCATGTACGGCCCGGTCATCACCTACTACCCGCAGGAAAATTCCCTGAAATTCTTTGACGCCTATCTGGCCCCGGCGGAGATGAAAAAGACCCAGGTATACCTGGATATGGTCGGCGGCAAAGAGACAGCCACGGTTGAGGGCGGCGAGGTTTTTGATGCGCTTAAAAACCGGGTTTTGAAAGAGGCGCCGCAGTTTTCTGTCCCGCCCCCTCAATCCAAACCGTCTAAAAATCGACTTTTTACGAGTCCATCAATTTTACTCTAAATAAAGTACCGCCCGGCGATGATCTAATTTATAAGCCATTGCCGGTATTTCCCCGAGGCCCGGGGCGACTTGGGATATCTCTATGGCTTGCGCCGCCAGCTCCCTGAAAACTCGCCCTGACGGGCTCAAACAACAGCTCGCTTCGGCGGCGCTTCGCCAAGAGCTATCTCCAAGACGCCCCAAATGGCCTCTTGGGCAAACACCGGCAATGGCTTAACCAAAGGACATCGCTACCGTTCCTTAGAAAGCGGTTTATCCCTGTCTTTATAAAAAAAAACGAGCGATCGCTCGTTTTTTTGTTGACTCACCTCCATGTCGCCTATAAGAATATCAAAACAAGTGGGCAGATATACAAATAAATTTTTAAAAACCATCAATTCTGGAGCTATATTATGCCATTATTTGAAGTTGATCCGGACAAATGCAATCAAGACGGTATATGCGTCGATGAGTGCCCGATTAAAATTATTTCTTTAAAAGATAAGGATTCTGTGCCCAAGCCGGTAAAAGGTGCGGATCAGCTCTGCATCCACTGCGGCCACTGCGTGGCCGTCTGCCCGACGGGCGCCCTGTCGCACGAGAGCATGAGGCCTGAGGACTGCCCGCCGGTTAAAAAGGAATGGCTGCTGGATTCTGAGCAGGCAGAGCATTTCCTGCGATCCAGGCGATCCATTCGCACGTATAAGGATAAGCCGGTGGACAGGCAGACGCTTTCCAAATTAATCGAAATTGCCGCATATGCGCCTTCCGGCCATAATACCCAGCCAGTGCACTGGCATGTGGTCCATGATACGGAAACCCTGCAAAAGCAGATCGGGGTGGTAATCGACTGGATGCGGTATATGATTAAGGAGCATCCGGAAATGGCCGATATGATGCATCTGGACATGGTGGTCGGCGCCTGGGAAATGGGGATCGATACGGTCTGCCGGGGGGCGCCCCATGTGATTGTCGCCCACGGCCATAAAGACAATCCCATGGCGCCGAACGCCTGTGTGATCGCTCTCTCCTATCTGGAGCTGGCCGCGCCGTCACTTGGCCTTGGCACCTGCTGGGCCGGATTCTACAATAGCGCGGCCATGTACTGGCCGGAGATGAAAAAAGCCCTTGGCTTGCCTGAAGGGCATGTGTGCTATGGCGCGGTGATGGTCGGGTATCCCAAATACAAGTATCACCGTTTGCCGCTGCGGAATGAGCCAGTAATCTCATGGCAATAAGTTTAATTTTAGGAGAAAAAAATTGGAAACTATTTATGAACAGCTCAGGCAGCGCCTGGATGACATGGCCACCGGGTCTTCGGCCACAAAATCCGAGGATGCCCTCTATCTGCCGCCCGAGACTGGCATGGAAACCTATATCCGCATTGCCCAAGAGCGCGGCAAGCTGTAATCGCCTTCTAAGTAACTTCACGGGTATTAGGATTTGGGTATTAGGTATTAGGTTAATGAAATCAAGAATTTATGGTCGGCACGGTGGCCGACCCTACGATGAATCGGGTTTTTCCCCATTCGTAGGGCGGGCCACCGTGCCCGCCTGAAAAATAAATAGAACAAATTTACCGTGCCTCAGTGCCTTTAAAGTTATTTATACGTTCGGTCCCGGGCGGCAGCCCGGGGGGAATACCTCTAAGGAATCGATCGTACGAACAGAGAGTTACTTTCTGCAAAAATACCGCCGCGGCGGCATAAACCGCTTTTTACCAGTGGATTGCGCTTACGGCCAACCCACCCCGCCTGATCTCTTCCCCCCCCGGAGATTTTTTGCAATATCTGCCTCCTGTGCTTATACTGATTAAAACAAATAATAACAGGAACTAGAAGCGGATTTCATCGGCTATCCGCTGGTGGTTATAGGTTTTAAACTTCCACAGGCTTTGAATTCATCAGGATGAGCCAAATATAGATTATGGATCCTGTCATTACCGAGCATATTGTCTCGCCATGGGTGCCGGGCGTGTTCAGTCTGGTAAGCTTTACCCTGGCCATTCTTGTGTTGATGGCGCTGATGCTTCTATTGACCCGCTGGCTGGGGGAGAAAAAGCGCAACCCCGACAAGCAGCGCCCCTATGAGAGCGGCATCATCCCCACGGGCACCGCCCGGCTGCGCTACCCGGTCCCGTTTTTCCTGGTGGCCATTTTTTTTCTGCTCTTTGATGTGGAGGGCGCGTTTATTTTCTCATGGGCGGTGGCCTGCAAGTCAATGGGGTGGAAGGGATGGCTGCAGATGGCCTTTTTTATCTTTGTGCTCATCCTCGGATTGATCTACGTCTGGCGTAAAGGAGGCCTTGATTGGCACGGAAAAACGCGGATCAGATAGGGTTTTTCCCGAAGCTGCTGGATCCGGTGATTAACTGGGCCCATGCCAACAGCCTCTGGCCCATGTATTTCGGCCTGTCCTGCTGCTTTGTGGAGGAGGCCACGGTCCTCACCCCGCGCTATGATATCGCCCGTTTCGGTGCGGAAGTCCTGCGGCTTTCCCCCCGGCAGGCGGATCTGATGATCGTCTCCGGCACGGTGTTTAAAAAGATTGCGCCGGTGGTCCTGCGACTCTATGAGCAGATGGCCGAGCCCAAATGGGTTATTTCCATGGGCTCCTGCTCAAACACGGGCGGCATGTACGACGTTTACAGTGTGGTGCAGGGCGTTAACCAGATCCTGCCCGTAGATGTCTATATCCCGGGCTGCCCGCCGCGGCCCGAAGCGGTATTGGCCGGCCTGATGGAGCTGCAAAAAAAGATTAAGGGCGAGCAGCCCACCCGCCCGAATTTTCATGTAGCCGGCGGTGACCAGGGAAGCACCTCTCCGGTGCTGGTGGATGGACAGACCAAGTCCCGGGATACCCGGGGGCCGGGCATGAACGGCATCCCCATTCGCGGCACTTCGGTGACCCCGCCGGATTTCTTTGACAGCCGCTCAGACCTCATGTGGTCGCCACCGGCCAATTCCATAGAACTTGGACCGGCAGCAAAAGATTTGGCGGCAGGGCTTAAAAATCGGTTCGGCGATGCGGTAAGGCCTGCGGACACCACATCCGATATGCTGACCATTCACACGATGCCGGAGCGCGTCAATGACGTCCTCTCCTTCCTCAAACACGAGGCCCCGACCCGATTCGAGCGGCTGGAGGATTATACCGCCATAGACGAGTCCGCCCGGCGCAATCGGGATCAGTACCCGGATTTTACCCTGGTCTATCACCTGACCGCCTTTGAGCCGGCCACCCGTATGCGGGTCAAGGTGCCGCTTTCCGGCGAATCCCCGGATGCCCCGAGCATCAGCGGCCTTTGGCCTTCCGCCAACTGGTATGAGCGCGAAATCTACGACATGTTCGGAATCAATTTCCCCGATCATCCCCATCTCCGGCGGCTTATCATGCCGCCGGACTGGGAGGGTCATCCGTTGCGCAAATCCCACCCGGGCCGCGCCAATGAAATGCCGCCGTACACGGAAAAGCAGGCCCGGGAATTACAGCCATGGGGCGGAGAGGAATATTTTGATCCGGCGGCGGACGAGGAGGCGCTGATTCTCAATATGGGGCCCCATCACACGGCCACGCACGGCCTCCTGCGCCTGATTGTCAAACTTGAGAGCGAGACCATCACCGGCCTGGACCTGGATGTGGGCTATCACCACCGTTCTGTTGAAAAGCTGGGGGAGCGTCAGACCTGGCTGCAGTTTATTCCCTATACGGACCGGGTGGATTACATGGCGGGCGCGGCCAACAACCTCCCGTATGTGATGGCAGTTGAGCAGCTGGCGGGCATCAAGGTCCCGGAGCGGGCCGAATACATCCGGGTCTTGATGAGCGAGCTCTTTCGCATCAGCAACCATCTGGCATTTCTGGGCATCTGCGGCCACGACCTGGGCGCGATGACCCCCAATTTTTATACCTTTCGGGATCGGGAGAAGGTCCTGGATATCGTGGAGATGATCTCCGGCGCCCGGCTGCATCCGTCCTGGTTCCGGCCCGGCGGCGTGGCCGCGGACATGCCGGCCGGTTGGAAGGAGCCGATCGAGGCGTTTTTAAGGGACTTCCCCAAACGGATCAAAGATTACGAGGCATTGACCATCAAAAACCCGATTTTTAAGGCCAGGCTAAAGGGCATCGGGCGGCTTTCCCGGAAAGATGCCATTGACTGGGGGGTAACCGGCCCGAACCTGCGGGCCACAGGGGTGGACTGGGATTTGCGGAAAAAGATGCCGTATTCGGCGTACGGCCAGTTTGACTTTGAGGTGCCCACGGATACGGAAGGCGACGGCCACGCGCGCTACCGGCTTCGGATCGAGGAGATGCGCCAGAGCGTGCGCATCATCCGGCAGGTGATCGATCATATGCCGGATGGCCGGTATGTGACCGATGATTATCGCTACAGCGTGCCCAAAAGAAAAGACATGTTACAAGACATTGAAAGCCTGATCCATCATTTCATCAATGTCACGCGCGGGCCCAAGATCCCGCGGGGCGAGTCCTATATGGCCTGTGAAATCCCCCGTGGGGAGCAGGGCTACTACGTGGTGAGCGACGGCCTGGGCGCGGCCTACCGCATGCGGATCCGGGGCCCAAGCTTTACCAACGTGCAGGTGTTTCCGATCATGTCCAGGGGGGAGACCATCGCGGACTTGATTTCGGTTCTGGGAACAACGGACTATACACTGCCGGATCTGGACAGGTGAGGGTGAAGATGCTGCCGAGCGCTGTTAAAACCGAACTCGAACGCCGGATTGCCGAGGCCGATCACCCGAAGGAGCTGGTGGTTGACGTGATGATGGCCTGCCAGGCGGCTTACGGCTATTTAAGCGACGAGGCGGTGGCGATTGCGGCCGGAATGCTTGACATGACGCCGCTTGAAATCGAAGAGCTGGCCACCTTTTATAACTATATTTACCGGGAGCCGGTGGGCAGATATGTCATCCACATCTGTGACAGCGTGGTCTGCTGGATGGAAGGCTACATTCCCCTGCGCGACTATCTTTGCCAAACGCTTGGCATTGAAATGGGGGAAACCACGCCGGACGGCCGGTTTACCCTGCTGCCGGCCTGCTGCCTGGGTTACTGCGACCGGGCCCCGGCCATGATGGTAAATAAACGAGTCTACGGATTTTTGACCCCGGAAAAGATTGACGCAATTATCGATGAATTGAGCTCGGAAGAATAAATGCATCCGCAGGTGCTATTAAAAAATCGAAAGCCCGACCGGATAACGACCCTGGAAGAGTATCGCGAGGGCGGGGGATACGAGGCGATGGTCCGGGCATTAAAGGATGAGACCCATCAGTCGATACAGGATATATTGATGGATGCCGGCCTTTTGGGCCGCGGCGGGGCCGCCTTTCCCATGGGCCAGAAGCTCTCCACCGTGCTTGAGAACGCCCCGTACCCGCGGTACGTGGTCTGCAATGCCGACGAGATGGAACCGGGCACATTCAAGGACCGGGTCATGATCCATGCCGACCCCCATCAGCTGATCGAGGGGATGGTGATTGCGGGATGCGCCATGGGGGCGGCGCACGGCCTGATTTTTATCCGGCCGGAATATGAAAACGCCGCCCGGATTCTTTCCCGGGAGGTGGAAAATGCCCGGCAGGCCGGGTTTCTGGGAAAAGCTATCATGCACACCGGGTTTGATTTCGACATCGTGGTTCACCGAAGCGGCGGCCGATACATCTGCGGCGAGGGGACCGCCATATTAAACGCCCTGGAAGGTAAGCGCCCGAACCCGAGGAAGCCGCCCCCGTTTCCCACGTTCAAAGGTCTCTGGCAGCTGCCCACGCTGGTGCAGAACGTGGAGACCCTGTGCTGCGTGCCCCACGTCATCCAAAACGGGGCGGACTGGTTCCGGTCTCTCGCATTAACACCGGAAGGGGCGGGTACAAAAATTTTTTCCATATCCGGCCGGGTGCGCCGGCCGGGCTGCTACGAGCTGCCCATGGGGATCAAGCTCTCAGAAATTATTGAGGACTATGCGGGCGGCATGTGCGAGGGATCCGAGTTCAAGGCCTGTCTGCCGGGCGGAACCTCCACCCAGTTCATGCCGGCGTCCATGTATCATGCGGTCATGGATTTTAAGTCCCTGGAAGATGCGGGATACCGGCTGGGCACCGGTGCGATCATCGTGTTTGATCAGAATACCTGTCTGGTGGGGGCCACGCTTAATATGATCGCGTTTTTTGTCCGGGAATCCTGCGGTTGGTGCACCCCGTGCCGGGAGGGGCTGCCATATATCCGGGATCTTCTGCAGCGCATTGAAAACGGGCAGGGCGAGCCCGCGTTTGTGGATAGGTTAAAGGAGATGTGCGATCACCTGCCCAGGGCTTACTGCGCATTTGCGCCGGGTGCGGCCGCGCCCGTGGAAAGCCTGCTTGAGCATTTTGCCGATGAAGTGAACGAACATATTGAAAAAAAGGCGTGTCCATTTAAATCGTCTTAATCTTAATCTTACTCTAATTTATGCCCAAACTCACTATAGACAACCGGGAAATCGAGGTGCCTGAAGGCACCAAGATTATTGATGCCGCCGAACAGCTGGGCATTATGATCCCCCGTTTCTGCTATCACCCGGCGTTGGGATCGGTGGGCGCCTGCCGGGTGTGCGCGGTAAAAATCGAAAACGCGGGCCGGCTCTCCGGCATCCAGATGAGCTGTATGATCGATTGTTTGGATGGGATGAAGGTCTCAACCGATGATCCCGAAGCGGTGGATTTTCGCAGGTATGTGATTGAGTGGCTGATGTTAAACCACCCGCACGACTGCCCGGTATGCGACGAGGGCGGGCACTGCCTGCTTCAGGATTTAACAGTGGCCGGCGGCCATAGTATCCGGCGTTTCAATGGCGAAAAGCGGACCTATCCGGATCAGTATCTGGGCCCCCTGATTCGGCATGAGATGAACCGCTGCATCCAGTGTTACCGCTGCTCCCGGTTTTATCAGGAATATGCCGGGTATCGGGATCTGGGTGCCATGGGCGTCGCCTCCCGCGTCTATTTCGGCCGATTCACGGACGGCATCCTTGAAAGCCCGTTTGCCGGAAACTTGATCGACATCTGTCCGACCGGCGTGTATACGGATAAACCGTCGCGATACACCGGCCGGCGCTGGGATTTTGAGCGGACCCCGGGGATTTGCATCCATTGCAGCCTGGGGTGCCATATCACGGTTTCCGCCCGGTATCGGGCCATCGTCCGCCATGAAGCCCGGTTTAATGAATCTGTGAACG comes from the Desulfobacterales bacterium genome and includes:
- the nuoE gene encoding NADH-quinone oxidoreductase subunit NuoE, whose product is MLPSAVKTELERRIAEADHPKELVVDVMMACQAAYGYLSDEAVAIAAGMLDMTPLEIEELATFYNYIYREPVGRYVIHICDSVVCWMEGYIPLRDYLCQTLGIEMGETTPDGRFTLLPACCLGYCDRAPAMMVNKRVYGFLTPEKIDAIIDELSSEE
- a CDS encoding NADH-ubiquinone oxidoreductase-F iron-sulfur binding region domain-containing protein; this encodes MHPQVLLKNRKPDRITTLEEYREGGGYEAMVRALKDETHQSIQDILMDAGLLGRGGAAFPMGQKLSTVLENAPYPRYVVCNADEMEPGTFKDRVMIHADPHQLIEGMVIAGCAMGAAHGLIFIRPEYENAARILSREVENARQAGFLGKAIMHTGFDFDIVVHRSGGRYICGEGTAILNALEGKRPNPRKPPPFPTFKGLWQLPTLVQNVETLCCVPHVIQNGADWFRSLALTPEGAGTKIFSISGRVRRPGCYELPMGIKLSEIIEDYAGGMCEGSEFKACLPGGTSTQFMPASMYHAVMDFKSLEDAGYRLGTGAIIVFDQNTCLVGATLNMIAFFVRESCGWCTPCREGLPYIRDLLQRIENGQGEPAFVDRLKEMCDHLPRAYCAFAPGAAAPVESLLEHFADEVNEHIEKKACPFKSS
- a CDS encoding NADH-quinone oxidoreductase subunit B/C/D; protein product: MDPVINWAHANSLWPMYFGLSCCFVEEATVLTPRYDIARFGAEVLRLSPRQADLMIVSGTVFKKIAPVVLRLYEQMAEPKWVISMGSCSNTGGMYDVYSVVQGVNQILPVDVYIPGCPPRPEAVLAGLMELQKKIKGEQPTRPNFHVAGGDQGSTSPVLVDGQTKSRDTRGPGMNGIPIRGTSVTPPDFFDSRSDLMWSPPANSIELGPAAKDLAAGLKNRFGDAVRPADTTSDMLTIHTMPERVNDVLSFLKHEAPTRFERLEDYTAIDESARRNRDQYPDFTLVYHLTAFEPATRMRVKVPLSGESPDAPSISGLWPSANWYEREIYDMFGINFPDHPHLRRLIMPPDWEGHPLRKSHPGRANEMPPYTEKQARELQPWGGEEYFDPAADEEALILNMGPHHTATHGLLRLIVKLESETITGLDLDVGYHHRSVEKLGERQTWLQFIPYTDRVDYMAGAANNLPYVMAVEQLAGIKVPERAEYIRVLMSELFRISNHLAFLGICGHDLGAMTPNFYTFRDREKVLDIVEMISGARLHPSWFRPGGVAADMPAGWKEPIEAFLRDFPKRIKDYEALTIKNPIFKARLKGIGRLSRKDAIDWGVTGPNLRATGVDWDLRKKMPYSAYGQFDFEVPTDTEGDGHARYRLRIEEMRQSVRIIRQVIDHMPDGRYVTDDYRYSVPKRKDMLQDIESLIHHFINVTRGPKIPRGESYMACEIPRGEQGYYVVSDGLGAAYRMRIRGPSFTNVQVFPIMSRGETIADLISVLGTTDYTLPDLDR
- a CDS encoding NADH-quinone oxidoreductase subunit A, with protein sequence MDPVITEHIVSPWVPGVFSLVSFTLAILVLMALMLLLTRWLGEKKRNPDKQRPYESGIIPTGTARLRYPVPFFLVAIFFLLFDVEGAFIFSWAVACKSMGWKGWLQMAFFIFVLILGLIYVWRKGGLDWHGKTRIR
- a CDS encoding nitroreductase family protein; amino-acid sequence: MPLFEVDPDKCNQDGICVDECPIKIISLKDKDSVPKPVKGADQLCIHCGHCVAVCPTGALSHESMRPEDCPPVKKEWLLDSEQAEHFLRSRRSIRTYKDKPVDRQTLSKLIEIAAYAPSGHNTQPVHWHVVHDTETLQKQIGVVIDWMRYMIKEHPEMADMMHLDMVVGAWEMGIDTVCRGAPHVIVAHGHKDNPMAPNACVIALSYLELAAPSLGLGTCWAGFYNSAAMYWPEMKKALGLPEGHVCYGAVMVGYPKYKYHRLPLRNEPVISWQ